Proteins from a single region of Psychrobacter cryohalolentis K5:
- a CDS encoding aldehyde dehydrogenase family protein: protein MSAQNTQKVLQQDPQQSLYINGEWQAGNDTIANINPSDISETIGEFAQASSDQVKDAIAAARQAQPKWEATPLEKKQSILQAIGDEMIARCDELGTLLSREEGKPFAEGRGEIYRAGQFFHYYAAEVLRQMGDTADSVRPGVKVEVTREAVGVVAIISPWNFPTATAVWKIAPALAFGNSVIWKPANLTPASAVALAEIIHRQGLPEGTFNLVLGGGSSVGDALINSKDIDAVSFTGSVPTGRKVAAATAPNFVRCQLEMGSKNALVIADDADLQVAIDAAVAGAFGGSGQKCTASSRLIVMDGIHDAFVDGVIAKMKTLKVGHALDDGIFMGPVVDDKQLASNLDWIEKAKQAGANLAFGGERLDMPHDGYYMSPTLFTETDNSWDINQEEVFAPLACVMRVKNLEEAIAMTNDTRFGLTGGIITQSLRNSAMFKEQVQAGCVMVNLATAGTDYHVPFGGRKESSFGPREQGQYAKEFYTIVKTAYQKAY, encoded by the coding sequence ATGTCAGCTCAAAACACACAAAAAGTATTACAGCAAGACCCGCAGCAATCCCTTTATATCAATGGTGAGTGGCAAGCGGGTAACGATACTATTGCTAATATTAACCCATCTGATATCAGCGAAACTATCGGCGAGTTCGCCCAAGCCAGTAGCGATCAAGTCAAAGACGCTATTGCTGCTGCCCGCCAAGCGCAGCCAAAGTGGGAGGCAACGCCGTTAGAGAAGAAGCAATCTATTCTGCAGGCAATTGGCGATGAGATGATTGCCCGTTGCGATGAATTAGGTACTTTATTGTCACGTGAAGAAGGCAAGCCATTTGCGGAAGGTCGCGGCGAGATTTATCGTGCCGGTCAGTTCTTCCATTATTATGCCGCTGAGGTGTTGCGTCAAATGGGCGATACTGCGGATTCAGTACGTCCAGGGGTTAAAGTAGAAGTCACTCGTGAAGCAGTCGGTGTCGTCGCTATTATCTCTCCTTGGAACTTCCCAACCGCAACTGCTGTGTGGAAAATAGCCCCAGCTTTAGCATTTGGCAATAGTGTCATTTGGAAGCCTGCCAATTTAACACCAGCCAGTGCGGTCGCCTTAGCTGAAATCATTCATCGTCAAGGGTTGCCTGAAGGCACATTCAACTTGGTATTGGGTGGCGGCTCATCAGTTGGCGATGCACTCATTAATTCAAAAGATATTGATGCAGTTAGCTTCACAGGTTCTGTGCCAACCGGTCGTAAAGTTGCTGCGGCAACCGCGCCAAACTTTGTCCGTTGCCAGCTTGAGATGGGTAGTAAGAATGCCTTGGTTATCGCTGATGATGCCGATTTACAAGTCGCGATTGATGCGGCGGTTGCTGGTGCGTTTGGGGGTTCAGGACAAAAATGTACGGCATCTTCACGCTTGATCGTCATGGATGGCATTCATGATGCTTTCGTCGATGGTGTCATTGCAAAAATGAAAACCCTAAAAGTTGGTCATGCGCTTGATGACGGTATCTTTATGGGTCCTGTGGTTGATGATAAGCAACTTGCATCCAACCTAGACTGGATTGAAAAGGCCAAGCAAGCCGGTGCCAATTTAGCCTTTGGTGGCGAGCGTTTAGATATGCCGCATGATGGCTATTATATGTCGCCTACCTTGTTTACTGAGACTGATAACAGCTGGGATATCAATCAAGAAGAGGTGTTTGCGCCCCTAGCTTGTGTCATGCGCGTCAAAAATTTGGAAGAAGCGATTGCGATGACTAATGATACTCGCTTTGGTCTAACCGGCGGTATCATTACCCAAAGCTTGCGTAATAGTGCGATGTTCAAAGAGCAAGTACAAGCAGGTTGCGTCATGGTCAATCTAGCCACTGCTGGTACGGACTATCATGTACCGTTTGGTGGTCGTAAAGAGTCTAGCTTTGGCCCGCGTGAACAAGGTCAGTACGCTAAAGAGTTTTATACTATTGTTAAAACGGCTTATCAAAAGGCTTATTAA
- a CDS encoding peptidylprolyl isomerase, with protein sequence MARTASALHILVKDKEQAEDILAKLKKGNMFDVLAKKYSTCPSAKKGGSLGEFKQGDMVPPFDKICFSGELLTPHLVKTKFGWHVVKVLYRT encoded by the coding sequence ATGGCTCGTACAGCTAGCGCATTACACATTTTAGTAAAAGACAAAGAACAAGCTGAAGATATCCTTGCCAAGCTTAAAAAAGGCAACATGTTTGATGTGTTGGCTAAGAAATACTCAACCTGCCCATCAGCTAAAAAAGGCGGCAGCTTAGGTGAATTTAAGCAAGGCGATATGGTACCGCCGTTTGATAAAATCTGCTTCAGCGGCGAACTCCTCACTCCACACTTAGTGAAAACCAAATTTGGCTGGCATGTGGTTAAAGTGCTTTACAGAACGTAA
- a CDS encoding RidA family protein, whose product MTTPSTKQAVQTSLYASKAPLEWAVTSNGTLYTAQIPIDENGDVVAGGIEAQTRQTLDNLKHTLECANVGMDSVLQVLIYVTDREYLKTVNQVYAEYFTAPYPNRAALVIAGLAREEMLVELVVYANVP is encoded by the coding sequence ATGACGACTCCCTCAACCAAACAAGCGGTTCAGACTTCACTTTATGCCTCAAAAGCACCTCTTGAATGGGCAGTCACGAGTAATGGCACGTTATACACCGCGCAGATTCCTATTGATGAAAACGGTGATGTGGTCGCAGGTGGTATCGAAGCCCAAACCCGGCAAACCCTTGATAATTTAAAGCATACTTTAGAATGTGCCAATGTAGGCATGGACTCAGTCTTACAGGTACTCATTTATGTTACTGATCGTGAATATCTAAAAACGGTCAATCAAGTCTATGCGGAATATTTTACAGCACCTTATCCAAATCGCGCGGCTTTAGTGATAGCAGGACTTGCTCGTGAAGAGATGTTGGTTGAGCTAGTCGTTTATGCGAACGTACCATAA
- a CDS encoding LysR family transcriptional regulator: MKLQQLRHFLFVVEEGGFRVAANRANRTQAALSASIKELEKTLDQRLFESGNKATLTPFGESCLPKIQQFISVYQAFEEDLRATAAGDKGKIRIASVPSLVTKLLPSVLVAYSKKYPDIEIVLIDDNAVGVANRLLTGEVDLALGNCTSINQTDIDFTPLISDPIGVVCLKSNALNHESRHSQGLKWQQLMAEPFIYNGTCRLLENTPAEVLNRKARYTVENITSLFSLLRNDLGITTLPKLAFPSNEPELVWINLLDPSLNRQIGIFKLADKSISPPAQAFYELCVTYVQEHYLL, from the coding sequence ATGAAACTACAACAGTTACGACATTTTTTGTTTGTGGTAGAAGAAGGGGGTTTTCGTGTGGCAGCCAACCGCGCCAATAGAACACAGGCCGCATTATCCGCCTCTATAAAAGAGCTGGAAAAAACACTGGATCAGCGTTTATTCGAAAGTGGCAATAAAGCAACACTGACACCGTTTGGAGAAAGTTGCTTGCCAAAGATTCAGCAGTTCATCAGTGTTTATCAAGCATTTGAGGAGGACTTAAGAGCGACCGCAGCAGGCGATAAAGGGAAGATAAGAATTGCTAGCGTACCATCACTGGTGACTAAGTTACTGCCTAGCGTATTGGTCGCCTATTCAAAGAAATACCCTGATATTGAAATTGTTTTGATAGATGATAACGCGGTTGGCGTTGCAAACCGGCTGCTCACGGGCGAAGTAGATTTGGCATTAGGTAATTGTACGAGTATCAATCAAACAGATATTGATTTTACCCCACTTATATCAGATCCTATCGGTGTGGTTTGTCTTAAAAGTAATGCGCTGAATCATGAATCGCGTCACTCTCAAGGGCTAAAATGGCAACAACTCATGGCAGAGCCTTTTATTTATAATGGCACCTGTCGATTACTCGAGAACACACCCGCAGAAGTGCTCAATCGCAAAGCTCGCTACACAGTAGAAAATATCACCTCACTGTTCTCATTGTTAAGAAACGATCTTGGTATCACCACTCTACCGAAACTTGCCTTTCCTTCTAATGAGCCCGAGTTGGTTTGGATAAACTTACTTGACCCTTCTTTAAACAGACAAATCGGTATCTTTAAACTGGCTGACAAATCCATTTCCCCGCCCGCTCAAGCTTTTTATGAGCTCTGTGTGACCTATGTGCAAGAGCACTATCTATTATGA
- a CDS encoding organic hydroperoxide resistance protein yields the protein MKIFYKTRATATGGRSGHTGLDDGSLGFDLVSFQEKDKEGVNPEQLFAMGYAACFDSALNMTAQQMKLPVTASKTSAQVGIGMKADNSYNLDIELAVEVSGIDESQAQTLIETAHQVCPYSNATRGNVDVRLHVTIV from the coding sequence ATGAAAATATTTTATAAAACTCGTGCTACAGCAACTGGTGGTCGTTCTGGACATACAGGTCTTGACGATGGTTCGCTCGGTTTTGATTTGGTATCCTTTCAAGAAAAAGATAAAGAGGGGGTGAATCCAGAGCAGCTGTTTGCGATGGGTTACGCTGCGTGTTTTGATAGTGCGCTAAATATGACTGCACAACAAATGAAACTACCCGTAACCGCTTCGAAAACATCTGCCCAAGTTGGTATTGGTATGAAAGCTGATAATAGCTATAACTTAGATATAGAGCTGGCTGTCGAAGTATCTGGTATTGATGAATCGCAAGCACAAACTCTAATCGAGACGGCTCATCAAGTTTGCCCATACTCTAATGCCACTCGTGGCAATGTTGATGTGCGCTTGCATGTTACGATTGTTTAA